CAAAAGGTCCAGCATTTCAGGGCTGTTGTCCACTGCAAAATACCTTTTGGTGTTGCCAAAACGGTTGTAGAGCAGTTCGATCAAACTTCCATCTGCCGCTCCAAAATCAACAATGTTGTGGACTTCGTTGCAGTAGTCCAGAAAGTAAAGCTTGTCCATCAGGCCCTGCTGCATGGCGGCGTTGTATTCTTCCAGGATGTTGCCGTTCATCATGATCCGTCCTCCGTGAGACGCAAGTGCCAGAGTTTCAAAATCCCAAGGTCATCATGGGTGGTGCAGTGGGCTGTTGATCCGTCAGGCTGATGGTTTCTTTTTTCAGGCAAGCTGTTGCGCTGATGGGGTTGCCAACCTGCAGTTTCAAGTGTGGCACTTTTGTGTGGGCTTCTGAAAGAGGTGAGGGTTCAGTCGGTAGTGCGGCAAGAAAGACTTCCAAAAATGGCCTCATCTGTGGAGAGACCACAGAAACAGCCCAATGGAGGCACTTTCATGGGAAAGCAGCGCAAGAAGTGGCCTGCAAACCTCAAACAAACCATTGTCCTGAAAGTCCTCAAGGGCGAAGAGCCGGTGGCCGGCATCGCCAAGCGTTACGAAGTCAGCGAGCCTCTGGTCTATAAGTGGAAGGAACAGTTTCTGCAGGGAAGCATGAATGCCCTGTCCAACAAAAATGAGAGCTCCTGTGCAGCTTTGCAGAATGAAAATGACTGTCTGAAAAGACTGCTGGCTGAGAAAGAACTGGCACTGGACATCACAAAAAAGCTCCGAGGCCTCTAAACGTGGGGGAAATTGCAGCCCTCTACCCCAGACCTTATAGCGTTTTACCCGGCTGTCAGAAGTGGCTGACCACCACCTCAGGGATCACCTGCGTCAGAGGAAACAACGCGAAGCCCAGCAGCAGAAAGCGGCAGAACACAGCAAACAGGTCCTGCAACTGGTGGAACAGCACCCTACTTTTGGGTACCGTAAGCTGTACCAGCAATCGATGAAGTCAGGTTCTCCAGTGGGTCAGCGGTGGATTCGAGATTTTCTCAGACAGCAAAAGTTAAATCCCGCTCCGCACCGGAAACGCAGGCGACCCAAGGTGTAAACCTTGCCGGAGAGCAAGTGGCCTGAGAAACGTAGGGTGCAGATCGATGCCACCATGATTCAACCTCCCAAAGAAGGTAAAGTCTGGGTTTATCAGGTGTTGGACGTCAAAACCCGTCTGTCTCTGGCTTCCCTGGCGTTTTCTCAACTGTCCAGCTGGAATGCTTTACATGGCCTCAAAGCGGGAATCAATGAGCTCAATAAGTATGTGTCAGTCGATCGATTTATGATCCAGAGTGATGGTGGGTCCGACTTCACCAGTGCCCCCTTCCAGGCCCATTGCAAGGAGATCGGTGATTGGGCCAAGTGCAAGACCTCCCATAAGGGAGGAATGGGCGTTCTGGAGCGTCTTTATCGCACGTTGAAGTATGAAATGGTCTTTCGGCATGACCCACAGAATTTAACGGAGCTGAAAGCCCTG
The window above is part of the Deinococcus misasensis DSM 22328 genome. Proteins encoded here:
- a CDS encoding transposase, giving the protein MRVQSVVRQERLPKMASSVERPQKQPNGGTFMGKQRKKWPANLKQTIVLKVLKGEEPVAGIAKRYEVSEPLVYKWKEQFLQGSMNALSNKNESSCAALQNENDCLKRLLAEKELALDITKKLRGL
- a CDS encoding integrase core domain-containing protein, giving the protein MPESKWPEKRRVQIDATMIQPPKEGKVWVYQVLDVKTRLSLASLAFSQLSSWNALHGLKAGINELNKYVSVDRFMIQSDGGSDFTSAPFQAHCKEIGDWAKCKTSHKGGMGVLERLYRTLKYEMVFRHDPQNLTELKALLQKFHLWYNTERLHAALGYQTPMQIAQQEGKMLLSA